A single Dysgonomonas mossii DNA region contains:
- a CDS encoding RelA/SpoT family protein — protein MNDNFPTYNDKGLTYSKFKRLMKGLDSNLTPDEFEKIRKVIKKALADGVYAKDQKIGSITDLTVSSSIILMEELGLKSAAILALLVYRPVMHKSISLEEVSTIFGKDIANIVSGLMKINALEMNESAMASDNYIKLLITLAEDMRVILIKIASRLHRIRNAEKYSEQHRLQLAVEVSFLYTPLAHKLGLYNIKTEFEDLYLKYTDRESYDYIVEKISESKASRDKYIAEFIAPIDARLKETGLKYDIKGRVKSISSINNKLKKQKIDFESIYDLFAIRIVLNSPLDKEKPECWQAYSIVTDLYTPNPKRLKDWLSIPKSNGYESLHTTVMGHESRWVEVQIRTRRMDEIAERGLAAHWKYKGVKSQSKMDDWLTGLREMLENKSLDSGEKLENFKLDLYDDEIYVFTPKGDLHKLPNGATVLDFAFSIHSRIGSTCVSGKVNGRNVSIRHKLSNGDQIEILTSPNQSPKQDWLNFVTTSKAKNKIRQSLKEEANKQVEIAKEQLKRRVKNRKIEINESIMMRLIKKLGFKTITDFYIKIAEESLDVNSVIDQYLDLEKKETEQHDKHEAISAENYVVYTPETKKDSSSKEELIIDQNLTGVDYKLAKCCNPIYGDEIFGFVSSQGIKIHRVNCPNAHDMFSRFAYRVIPAKWSGKSGSTYTVTLRIIGNDDIGIINNLTSIIAKEQGINMRSISIDSNDGLFQGNMSVTLNNTDMLNGLIKKLKTVKGVKEVSRLA, from the coding sequence ATGAATGACAATTTCCCCACATATAACGATAAAGGCCTGACTTATTCCAAATTCAAAAGATTGATGAAGGGGTTGGATTCTAATCTCACTCCTGATGAATTTGAGAAAATAAGGAAAGTCATAAAGAAGGCATTGGCTGATGGAGTCTATGCTAAAGATCAGAAGATTGGTAGTATTACAGACCTTACAGTGAGTTCATCTATTATTCTTATGGAAGAGCTTGGGCTGAAAAGTGCTGCAATTCTGGCTTTATTAGTCTATCGTCCTGTGATGCACAAGTCGATATCGCTGGAAGAAGTATCTACGATATTTGGTAAAGATATAGCAAATATTGTGTCGGGGTTGATGAAGATCAATGCTTTGGAAATGAACGAGTCGGCTATGGCTTCGGACAATTACATAAAGCTGTTGATAACGCTCGCCGAGGATATGCGGGTAATTCTTATAAAAATAGCGAGCCGGCTCCATCGTATCCGAAATGCCGAAAAGTATAGCGAACAGCATCGATTGCAATTGGCAGTAGAAGTTTCGTTTCTTTATACTCCATTGGCACACAAGTTAGGGCTGTATAATATAAAAACGGAGTTCGAAGACCTTTATCTGAAATATACCGACAGAGAGTCTTATGACTATATTGTAGAAAAAATAAGTGAAAGTAAAGCTTCACGTGATAAATACATTGCCGAATTTATAGCACCGATAGATGCCAGACTGAAAGAGACCGGGCTGAAGTATGATATAAAGGGGCGTGTGAAGTCTATCTCATCTATTAATAATAAGCTGAAAAAGCAAAAGATAGATTTTGAGTCGATTTATGACTTGTTTGCTATTCGCATAGTCTTAAACTCCCCTTTAGATAAAGAAAAACCTGAGTGTTGGCAGGCGTATTCGATTGTAACCGATCTTTATACACCGAATCCCAAAAGGCTGAAAGATTGGCTTTCTATTCCCAAAAGCAATGGTTACGAGTCGTTGCATACCACGGTTATGGGACATGAATCCCGTTGGGTAGAGGTACAGATACGTACCCGTCGTATGGATGAGATTGCTGAGCGTGGATTGGCAGCACACTGGAAGTATAAAGGTGTGAAAAGTCAGTCGAAGATGGACGACTGGTTGACCGGGTTGCGTGAAATGCTCGAAAATAAAAGTCTTGATTCGGGTGAGAAATTGGAGAACTTTAAGCTCGACCTCTACGATGATGAGATCTATGTATTTACTCCAAAGGGAGACTTGCATAAACTGCCGAATGGGGCAACAGTGCTTGACTTTGCTTTTTCGATACACTCTCGCATTGGTTCTACCTGTGTTTCGGGTAAAGTGAATGGACGTAATGTTTCTATCCGCCATAAATTGTCGAACGGAGATCAAATAGAGATCCTCACTTCGCCAAATCAGTCGCCAAAGCAAGACTGGCTCAATTTTGTAACTACTTCGAAAGCGAAGAATAAAATACGCCAAAGCCTCAAGGAAGAAGCGAATAAGCAGGTAGAGATCGCCAAGGAGCAACTCAAGCGCCGGGTAAAGAACAGGAAGATAGAGATCAACGAGTCGATAATGATGCGTTTGATCAAAAAGCTTGGTTTCAAGACAATCACCGACTTCTATATTAAGATAGCAGAAGAAAGTCTTGATGTCAATTCTGTTATAGATCAATATCTTGACCTAGAGAAAAAAGAAACAGAACAGCATGATAAGCATGAGGCTATAAGTGCCGAAAATTACGTTGTATATACTCCCGAAACAAAGAAAGATTCTTCGAGCAAAGAGGAGTTAATTATAGATCAAAATCTAACAGGGGTAGATTATAAGTTGGCAAAATGTTGTAATCCAATATATGGTGACGAGATATTTGGCTTTGTATCCTCACAGGGAATAAAGATACATCGAGTAAATTGTCCCAATGCCCATGATATGTTTTCGCGTTTTGCTTATCGTGTGATTCCTGCCAAGTGGTCGGGTAAATCGGGCTCTACCTATACTGTTACACTGCGGATAATAGGGAATGATGATATAGGTATCATCAACAACTTGACCTCTATTATAGCCAAAGAACAAGGGATAAATATGCGCTCCATCAGCATCGACTCGAATGATGGACTGTTTCAGGGTAATATGTCGGTGACGCTGAATAATACAGATATGCTCAACGGGCTGATAAAAAAATTGAAAACAGTGAAAGGTGTGAAGGAAGTTAGTCGCCTTGCGTGA
- a CDS encoding DUF6146 family protein, whose protein sequence is MKSLSILSSFNYPAILDILSPSFERGFRIIIDMPTIKNSVPPLFIVDGIVMESDSLSTLSLDDIKSIEVFKENPPLICSNRFNGIILITTKGNEPIDLDDLYEITVLDPGYETFLLMQKPKEFYSASSLKIQNAMMVSEWNYRYSQPLHYNPDIYEVKIDYEANRYYGLEFEYRLYMFFKFMEKEHRIAILNDSQTILL, encoded by the coding sequence ATGAAATCACTTTCAATTTTATCGTCTTTTAATTACCCTGCTATACTAGATATTTTAAGTCCATCATTCGAGCGAGGCTTTCGGATTATAATAGATATGCCTACTATTAAAAACTCTGTTCCACCTCTTTTTATTGTGGATGGAATAGTTATGGAGTCAGATAGTTTAAGTACTCTTAGTTTAGATGACATAAAGTCTATAGAAGTTTTTAAAGAAAATCCTCCACTGATATGTTCTAACCGTTTTAATGGTATTATTCTTATTACGACAAAAGGTAATGAGCCGATTGATTTAGATGATCTTTACGAAATAACAGTCCTTGATCCCGGTTATGAAACTTTCTTGCTTATGCAAAAGCCCAAAGAATTCTATTCTGCTTCTTCGTTAAAGATACAAAATGCAATGATGGTAAGCGAATGGAATTATCGTTATAGTCAGCCGCTGCACTACAATCCTGATATCTATGAAGTGAAAATTGATTATGAAGCAAATAGATATTATGGGTTAGAATTTGAATATCGTCTGTATATGTTTTTTAAGTTTATGGAAAAAGAGCATCGGATTGCTATATTGAATGATTCGCAAACTATCCTTTTATAA